The Lysobacter enzymogenes genome window below encodes:
- a CDS encoding saccharopine dehydrogenase family protein, translating to MTANAQSHSIAVFGAYGHTGRFVVARLCERGWRPRLCGRDGERLAALAAQWPGSDIQVAQADDPASLDDALAGCAAVLNCAGPFSDTTAPLIEAALRARIHYLDTAAEQQPVLTAFARYDADARATGIAVVPAMAFYGGLGDLLATAAMGDWIDADAVEIAVALDGWHPTAGTRITGARNTAKRLVIDEGALAEVASPSPSRDWTFPVPFGAQAVATVPMSEIALLSRHLRTRSARAYLDQGSLRDVRDPHTPAPVAADASGRSAQRFAIEAAVRRGTQTRRLGASGRDIYAVTAPLLVEAMERLLDGRSSARGVRAPGDAFDAGDFFAALAPEPLRLYLPQE from the coding sequence ATGACCGCAAACGCCCAATCCCACTCCATCGCCGTCTTCGGCGCCTACGGCCACACCGGCCGCTTCGTCGTCGCGCGCCTGTGCGAACGCGGCTGGCGGCCGCGCCTGTGCGGGCGCGATGGCGAGCGGTTAGCGGCGCTGGCGGCGCAGTGGCCGGGCAGCGACATCCAGGTCGCGCAGGCGGACGATCCCGCCTCGCTCGACGATGCCCTGGCTGGTTGCGCGGCAGTGCTGAACTGCGCCGGCCCGTTCAGCGATACCACCGCGCCCTTGATCGAAGCGGCCCTGCGCGCGCGTATCCACTACCTCGACACCGCCGCCGAGCAGCAACCGGTGTTGACGGCATTCGCGCGCTACGACGCGGACGCGCGCGCGACGGGCATCGCGGTGGTTCCGGCGATGGCGTTCTACGGCGGCCTCGGCGACTTGCTCGCGACCGCGGCGATGGGCGACTGGATCGACGCCGATGCGGTCGAGATCGCGGTGGCGCTGGACGGGTGGCATCCGACCGCGGGCACGCGCATCACCGGGGCGCGCAATACCGCCAAGCGGCTGGTGATCGACGAGGGCGCGCTGGCGGAAGTGGCGAGCCCGTCGCCGTCGCGCGATTGGACGTTCCCGGTGCCGTTCGGCGCACAGGCGGTTGCGACCGTGCCGATGAGCGAGATCGCGCTGCTGTCGCGCCACCTGCGCACGCGCAGCGCCAGGGCTTACCTCGACCAGGGCTCGCTGCGCGATGTGCGCGACCCGCACACGCCGGCGCCGGTCGCGGCCGACGCCAGCGGGCGCTCGGCGCAGCGGTTCGCGATCGAGGCCGCGGTGCGGCGCGGGACGCAGACGCGGCGCCTCGGCGCGAGCGGGCGCGACATCTACGCGGTGACCGCGCCGTTGCTGGTCGAAGCGATGGAACGGTTGCTCGACGGACGCTCGAGCGCGCGCGGCGTGCGCGCGCCCGGCGACGCCTTCGATGCCGGGGATTTTTTCGCCGCGCTGGCGCCGGAGCCGCTGCGTCTGTATCTGCCGCAGGAATGA
- a CDS encoding DUF6304 family protein, with translation MVTWATIYRDRFDTVNTTIRNDGHRLEMTVRGIVFAGTDFDLLSPAPDQPADGLSSFTMCQGDLCSCTIECTIPLPIALADGTTTPAQLRATIALGDPDPERGGLVSQSVSLALSTAFGDFHSAGDSGWFEDELIELQSKLPDGLSLKACITCAFSDYSPYGHGLFGDLACFRGNKAAYRDVRSKGDLFRIWDTATEFVQETHLCSEHARRRPGTGYRG, from the coding sequence ATGGTCACTTGGGCAACGATTTACCGGGATCGGTTCGATACGGTAAATACGACGATCCGCAACGACGGCCATAGGCTTGAGATGACGGTCCGCGGAATCGTATTCGCAGGTACCGATTTCGATCTTTTGTCGCCTGCGCCGGACCAGCCCGCAGACGGGCTGTCGTCTTTCACGATGTGCCAGGGCGATCTGTGCTCCTGCACGATCGAATGCACGATCCCGCTGCCGATCGCTCTCGCCGACGGCACGACGACGCCGGCGCAACTGCGCGCAACGATCGCCCTCGGAGATCCCGATCCGGAGCGCGGCGGCCTCGTCTCCCAATCCGTCTCATTGGCGCTGAGCACGGCGTTCGGCGACTTCCACAGCGCCGGCGACTCGGGATGGTTCGAGGACGAACTCATCGAGCTTCAATCCAAACTGCCGGACGGGCTGTCTCTCAAGGCATGCATCACCTGCGCGTTCTCCGACTACAGCCCCTATGGCCACGGATTATTCGGCGACCTGGCTTGTTTCCGCGGCAACAAGGCAGCCTATCGCGACGTGCGCTCCAAAGGCGATCTGTTCCGGATCTGGGATACGGCAACGGAATTCGTGCAGGAAACGCATCTTTGTTCCGAACATGCGAGGCGGCGGCCGGGTACCGGGTATCGGGGTTAG
- a CDS encoding SgcJ/EcaC family oxidoreductase produces the protein MSGMPRPEDAAQGFQAAWNAHDMAALGSLFHPDATFVNRFGHYVKGVAEIVALHAPIHETIYRDSTLANELIDVVAIGEEAAVVHFWSRLTVGDAHPAGAHSVDTLVLAVLSRAGAGWLIKALENVTLTNPRTGAAILRD, from the coding sequence ATGTCTGGGATGCCACGACCGGAAGACGCAGCGCAGGGGTTCCAGGCTGCCTGGAACGCGCATGACATGGCGGCCTTGGGATCGCTCTTTCACCCGGATGCCACGTTCGTGAATCGGTTCGGGCACTACGTGAAGGGCGTCGCCGAAATCGTCGCGCTGCATGCGCCGATTCACGAGACGATTTACCGCGACTCTACGCTCGCCAACGAATTGATCGATGTCGTCGCCATCGGCGAGGAAGCCGCTGTCGTTCACTTCTGGAGCCGCCTCACTGTAGGCGACGCGCATCCGGCAGGCGCGCATTCGGTCGATACGTTGGTGCTCGCCGTGTTGAGCCGCGCTGGCGCGGGTTGGCTCATCAAGGCGCTCGAAAACGTGACGTTGACGAATCCGCGCACAGGTGCGGCGATTCTGCGGGATTGA
- a CDS encoding GNAT family N-acetyltransferase — protein MSAAASTGAIRPCRDDEADTILEIVNAAAEAYRGVIPADRWREPYMSAQDLRAEIAAGVAFSGFQADGALLGVMGIQAVREVDLIRHAYVRPGRQRSGVGATLLRHLREHAQRPVLVGTWADASWAIAFYRRNGFELAPPARADALLRRYWRIPERQIETSVVLELAGDRSGGQPDSTSGAASSQRSG, from the coding sequence ATGAGCGCCGCCGCCTCGACCGGCGCGATCCGGCCGTGCCGCGACGACGAAGCCGACACCATCCTGGAGATCGTCAACGCCGCCGCCGAGGCTTACCGCGGAGTAATTCCGGCCGATCGCTGGCGCGAGCCGTACATGTCGGCGCAGGACCTGCGCGCCGAGATCGCCGCGGGCGTGGCGTTCTCGGGATTCCAGGCCGACGGCGCGCTGCTCGGAGTGATGGGGATCCAGGCCGTGCGCGAGGTCGATCTGATCCGTCACGCCTACGTGCGGCCGGGCCGGCAGCGCTCGGGCGTGGGCGCGACATTGCTGCGGCATCTGCGCGAACATGCGCAGCGTCCGGTGCTGGTCGGCACCTGGGCCGATGCGTCGTGGGCGATCGCGTTCTATCGCCGCAACGGTTTCGAGTTGGCGCCGCCGGCGCGCGCGGATGCGTTGCTGCGCCGCTATTGGCGGATTCCAGAGCGGCAGATCGAAACTTCGGTGGTGCTGGAATTGGCCGGGGACCGGAGCGGCGGCCAGCCCGATTCGACGAGCGGAGCCGCGTCGTCCCAGCGGAGCGGATGA
- a CDS encoding AraC family transcriptional regulator produces the protein MPESIRYLPTAMPGVDAMSAATARAYPRHVHDQYGIGVVDAGGHVSASDRRQVEAGPGQLIFVNPGEVHDGRAIGGRPRAWRMLYLDPELVARACRDIGDGAARPLTFAAAVFADPRLRGLLEAAFADLLAADAPMACETALLRLIAGASVNAAEPRRADAKTVASVRRARERIDAEPGAPLSLLDLAGEAGVSRYQLIRGFARELGLTPHAYIVQRRIALARRLIRAGQGAAEAAAQAGFYDQSHLNRCFVRQFGVTPHRYAQSLG, from the coding sequence ATGCCCGAATCGATCCGCTATCTGCCCACCGCCATGCCCGGCGTCGATGCGATGAGCGCGGCCACCGCGCGCGCGTATCCGCGGCATGTGCACGATCAGTACGGCATCGGCGTGGTCGATGCGGGCGGGCACGTGTCGGCCAGCGACCGGCGTCAGGTCGAGGCCGGGCCGGGGCAGTTGATCTTCGTCAATCCCGGCGAAGTGCACGACGGCCGCGCGATCGGCGGGCGTCCGCGCGCGTGGCGGATGCTGTATCTGGATCCGGAACTGGTTGCGCGCGCGTGCCGGGATATCGGCGACGGCGCGGCGCGGCCGTTGACCTTCGCCGCCGCGGTGTTCGCCGATCCGCGCTTGCGCGGATTGCTCGAAGCCGCATTCGCCGATCTGCTCGCGGCGGACGCGCCGATGGCGTGCGAGACCGCGTTGCTGCGTTTGATCGCGGGAGCCAGCGTCAATGCCGCCGAACCGCGCCGCGCGGACGCCAAGACGGTCGCGTCGGTGCGGCGCGCGCGCGAACGCATCGACGCCGAGCCGGGCGCGCCGTTGTCCTTGCTCGATCTCGCCGGCGAGGCCGGCGTCAGCCGCTATCAGTTGATCCGCGGTTTCGCCCGCGAACTCGGCCTGACCCCGCATGCCTACATCGTGCAGCGCCGCATCGCCTTGGCGCGGCGCCTGATCCGCGCCGGGCAGGGCGCCGCCGAGGCGGCGGCGCAGGCGGGGTTCTACGATCAGAGCCATCTCAATCGTTGCTTCGTGCGCCAGTTCGGCGTCACTCCGCATCGGTACGCGCAAAGCCTGGGTTGA
- a CDS encoding FMN-dependent NADH-azoreductase, translating to MKLLHIDSSALGANSVTRELTAAVAARWQDDLPGLQVEHLDLDADPIPHLTGRSLAKDDPAESGRSERILQQFLESDVIVIGAPMYNFGIPSTLKAWIDRIAVAGKTFRYTAEGPEGLAKGKKAIVASGRGGLHSGQPSDFQETYLRHVLGFIGVTDVEFVRAEGVSYSPQHRADALAAAHASIPRPQRLAA from the coding sequence ATGAAGCTTCTGCACATCGATTCAAGCGCCCTCGGCGCAAATTCCGTGACCCGCGAACTCACTGCCGCGGTGGCGGCGCGCTGGCAGGACGATCTGCCGGGCCTGCAGGTCGAGCACCTCGACCTGGACGCCGACCCGATCCCCCATCTTACCGGCCGTTCCCTGGCAAAGGACGATCCGGCCGAATCCGGGCGATCCGAGCGCATCCTGCAACAATTCCTGGAATCCGACGTGATCGTGATCGGCGCGCCGATGTACAACTTCGGCATTCCCTCGACCCTGAAGGCCTGGATCGACCGCATCGCGGTGGCCGGCAAGACCTTCCGCTACACCGCCGAGGGCCCGGAAGGCCTGGCCAAGGGCAAGAAGGCGATCGTGGCCAGCGGCCGCGGCGGCCTGCACAGCGGCCAGCCCAGCGACTTCCAGGAGACGTATCTGCGCCACGTGCTGGGCTTCATCGGCGTGACCGATGTCGAGTTCGTGCGCGCCGAGGGCGTGTCGTACTCGCCGCAGCACCGCGCCGATGCGCTGGCCGCGGCGCACGCCTCGATTCCGCGGCCGCAGCGTCTGGCGGCCTGA
- the serS gene encoding serine--tRNA ligase — translation MLDPNLLRQQPAEVAARLHATRGYALDANALAALESERKMVQVRTQELQAARNKLSAEIGKRKSKGEDVAELMAQVSASGDEQKRGEVRLDQIKAEIEALALSIPNLPNDSVPLGPDESGNVEQHRWGKPREFDFAVKDHVELGARHGWLDAETAAKLSGARFTVLRGGLARLHRALAQFMLDLHVEQHEYQETNVPLLVNADSMRGTGQLPKFEDDLFATVVGEGEAASKRYLIPTSEVPLTNVVRDEIVEADALPLRMTSHSMCFRAEAGSAGRDTRGMIRQHQFEKVELVAISRPEDSYAEHERMTRCAEVVLETLGLPYRRMLLCSGDMGFSAAKTYDLEVWLPSENRYREISSCSNCEAFQARRMQARWRNPATGKPEPVHTLNGSGVAIGRAMIAVMENYQNADGSIEVPEALRRYMGGIEVLA, via the coding sequence ATGCTCGATCCGAACCTGCTGCGCCAGCAGCCCGCTGAAGTCGCCGCCCGCCTGCACGCCACCCGCGGTTACGCCCTCGACGCGAACGCGCTGGCGGCGCTGGAAAGCGAACGCAAGATGGTGCAGGTGCGCACCCAGGAACTGCAGGCCGCGCGCAACAAGCTTTCGGCCGAGATCGGCAAACGCAAGAGCAAGGGCGAGGACGTCGCCGAGCTGATGGCGCAGGTGTCGGCGTCCGGCGACGAGCAGAAGCGCGGCGAAGTCCGCCTCGACCAGATCAAGGCCGAGATCGAGGCGCTGGCGCTGAGCATTCCCAACCTGCCCAACGATTCGGTGCCGCTGGGCCCGGACGAAAGCGGCAACGTCGAGCAGCACCGCTGGGGCAAGCCGCGCGAGTTCGATTTCGCGGTCAAGGACCACGTCGAGCTCGGCGCCCGCCACGGCTGGCTCGACGCGGAAACCGCGGCCAAGCTGTCCGGCGCGCGCTTCACCGTGCTGCGCGGCGGCCTGGCCCGGCTGCACCGCGCGCTGGCCCAGTTCATGCTGGACCTGCACGTCGAACAGCACGAATACCAGGAAACCAACGTGCCGCTGCTGGTCAACGCCGATTCGATGCGCGGCACCGGCCAGTTGCCGAAGTTCGAGGACGACCTGTTCGCGACCGTGGTCGGCGAAGGCGAGGCGGCGAGCAAGCGTTATCTGATCCCGACCTCGGAAGTGCCGCTGACCAACGTGGTGCGCGACGAGATCGTCGAGGCCGACGCGCTGCCGCTGCGCATGACCTCGCACTCGATGTGCTTCCGCGCCGAAGCCGGCAGCGCCGGCCGCGACACCCGCGGCATGATCCGCCAGCACCAGTTCGAGAAGGTCGAACTGGTCGCGATCTCGCGTCCGGAAGACAGCTACGCCGAACACGAGCGCATGACCCGCTGCGCCGAAGTCGTGCTGGAAACCCTCGGCCTGCCGTACCGCCGCATGCTGCTGTGCAGCGGCGACATGGGCTTTTCCGCGGCCAAGACCTACGACCTGGAAGTGTGGCTGCCGAGCGAGAACCGCTACCGCGAGATTTCCTCGTGCTCCAACTGCGAAGCGTTCCAGGCGCGGCGCATGCAGGCGCGCTGGCGCAACCCGGCCACGGGCAAGCCCGAGCCGGTGCACACCCTCAACGGTTCGGGCGTGGCCATCGGCCGGGCGATGATCGCGGTGATGGAGAACTACCAGAACGCCGACGGTTCGATCGAGGTGCCCGAGGCGCTGCGGCGCTACATGGGCGGGATCGAGGTGCTGGCCTGA
- a CDS encoding energy transducer TonB: MSTPSPAPRRSFDFAAWLPSGKAWLWVLGAFAIGLALFAWVWQSNRHRSDGFYRADGAPPTSEQPFYAPLPAPAPADGSASPAPAPQQAPEAASAADEERPQLVENPRPPAAPQSLPGPNAPPAPAAAPAGAHVGAAPLPGNRAPQYPAASLRRGEGGTVRVQVQITEQGDVADAEVVQGSGSRALDRAALSAVRGWRFKPATRGGRPVADTVLVPITFNPNQ; the protein is encoded by the coding sequence ATGTCGACGCCCTCCCCCGCACCGCGCCGTTCCTTCGACTTCGCCGCCTGGCTCCCCTCGGGCAAGGCCTGGCTGTGGGTGCTGGGCGCGTTCGCGATCGGTCTGGCGCTGTTCGCCTGGGTCTGGCAGAGCAACCGCCACCGCAGCGACGGCTTCTACCGCGCCGACGGCGCGCCGCCGACCAGCGAGCAGCCGTTCTACGCGCCGCTGCCGGCGCCCGCGCCGGCCGACGGCAGCGCCAGCCCCGCGCCGGCGCCGCAACAGGCGCCCGAGGCCGCGTCGGCCGCGGACGAGGAACGTCCGCAACTGGTCGAGAACCCGCGTCCGCCGGCCGCGCCGCAATCGCTGCCGGGCCCGAACGCGCCGCCGGCGCCGGCCGCCGCGCCCGCCGGCGCCCACGTCGGCGCCGCGCCGCTGCCCGGCAACCGCGCGCCGCAGTACCCCGCGGCCTCGCTGCGTCGCGGCGAAGGCGGCACGGTGCGGGTGCAGGTGCAGATCACCGAACAGGGCGATGTCGCCGACGCCGAAGTGGTCCAGGGCAGCGGCTCGCGCGCGCTCGACCGCGCCGCGCTGAGCGCCGTGCGCGGCTGGCGTTTCAAACCCGCCACGCGCGGCGGCCGCCCGGTCGCCGATACGGTGCTGGTGCCGATCACGTTCAATCCGAATCAGTAA
- a CDS encoding energy transducer TonB has product MSTASHSIDPQARETEPQPTVATDSPRSIGVWLLLILLGATFLGWYLYGKRPAQPAPAPMAPVLALPPVERAPAGDEAAKAQAGSSNKSVAKAATEKKAAAKPRATDALALSNPAPRYPASALRRGEGGTVVLRVNVGADGRADEVAVSRRSGSRELDRAAMTAVRDWRFKPATRNGREVASVVEQPVEFRPMQ; this is encoded by the coding sequence ATGAGCACTGCATCACATTCCATCGATCCTCAGGCGCGCGAAACCGAGCCGCAGCCGACTGTCGCTACCGATTCTCCGCGCAGCATCGGCGTGTGGTTGTTGCTGATCCTGCTCGGCGCGACCTTCCTCGGCTGGTATCTGTACGGCAAGCGCCCGGCGCAGCCGGCGCCCGCGCCGATGGCCCCGGTGCTGGCGCTGCCGCCGGTCGAACGCGCCCCGGCCGGCGACGAGGCCGCCAAGGCCCAGGCCGGCAGCAGCAACAAGAGCGTGGCCAAGGCCGCGACCGAGAAGAAGGCCGCCGCCAAGCCGCGCGCGACCGACGCGCTGGCGCTGAGCAATCCGGCCCCGCGTTATCCGGCCTCGGCTTTGCGCCGCGGCGAAGGCGGCACCGTGGTGTTGCGGGTCAACGTCGGCGCCGACGGCCGCGCCGACGAGGTCGCGGTGAGCCGCCGCAGCGGTTCGCGCGAGCTCGACCGCGCGGCGATGACCGCGGTGCGCGATTGGCGCTTCAAGCCGGCTACGCGCAATGGGCGCGAGGTGGCTTCGGTGGTGGAGCAGCCCGTTGAGTTCCGCCCGATGCAATAA
- the aroA gene encoding 3-phosphoshikimate 1-carboxyvinyltransferase — protein MSASDSPQAWTAAPGAPLRGSIRVPGDKSVSHRAVMLGALAEGVTRVTGFLEGEDTRATARVFEQLGVRIETPSASERIVHGVGLHGLRGSDAALDCGNAGTGMRLLAGALAGQAFDSVLIGDASLSKRPMRRVTEPLAAMGARIDSEEGGLPPLRIHGGRALSGIDYTLPVASAQVKSALLLAGLYAQGETVVREPHPTRDYTERMLAAFGWPIEFSPGYARLSGGHALRATEVAVPADFSSAAFFLVAASVVPGSELLLEAVGMNPRRTGLLSALRLMGADIVEENPRSEGGEPVADLRVRHARLRGIEVPQALVPDMIDEFPALFVAAAVAEGRTVVSGAAELRVKESDRIATMAAGLRALGVAIEETPDGAIVDGGALGGGTVESHGDHRIAMSFAVAAQLAAGPVRIGDVANVATSFPGFEDLAAKAGMRVGAA, from the coding sequence ATGAGCGCAAGCGATTCTCCCCAGGCCTGGACCGCGGCGCCGGGCGCGCCGCTGCGCGGTTCGATCCGCGTGCCGGGCGACAAGTCGGTTTCGCACCGCGCGGTGATGCTCGGCGCGCTGGCCGAGGGCGTCACCCGGGTCACCGGATTTCTCGAAGGCGAGGACACCCGCGCCACCGCGCGGGTGTTCGAACAGCTCGGCGTGCGCATCGAAACGCCGAGCGCGAGCGAACGCATCGTCCACGGCGTCGGCCTGCACGGCCTGCGCGGCAGCGACGCGGCGCTGGACTGCGGCAACGCCGGCACCGGCATGCGCCTGCTCGCCGGCGCGCTGGCGGGGCAGGCCTTCGACAGCGTGCTGATCGGCGACGCCTCGCTGTCGAAGCGGCCGATGCGGCGGGTGACCGAGCCGCTGGCGGCGATGGGCGCGCGCATCGACAGCGAGGAGGGCGGTCTGCCGCCGCTGCGCATCCACGGCGGCCGCGCCCTGAGCGGGATCGACTACACCTTGCCGGTCGCCAGCGCGCAGGTGAAATCGGCGCTGCTGCTGGCCGGCCTGTACGCGCAAGGCGAGACGGTGGTGCGCGAGCCGCATCCGACCCGCGACTACACCGAGCGCATGCTCGCCGCGTTCGGCTGGCCGATCGAGTTCTCGCCCGGCTACGCGCGCCTGAGCGGCGGCCACGCGCTGCGCGCGACCGAGGTGGCGGTGCCGGCCGACTTCTCCTCGGCCGCGTTCTTCCTGGTCGCCGCGAGCGTGGTGCCGGGTTCGGAGTTGTTGCTCGAAGCGGTCGGCATGAATCCGCGCCGCACCGGCCTGCTGTCGGCGCTGCGGCTGATGGGCGCGGACATCGTCGAGGAGAACCCGCGCAGCGAAGGCGGCGAACCGGTCGCCGACCTGCGCGTGCGGCATGCGCGGCTGCGCGGGATCGAGGTGCCGCAGGCGCTGGTGCCGGACATGATCGACGAATTCCCGGCGCTGTTCGTGGCCGCGGCGGTCGCCGAAGGCCGCACCGTGGTCAGCGGCGCGGCCGAGCTGCGGGTCAAGGAGTCCGACCGCATCGCGACGATGGCCGCGGGCTTGCGCGCGCTCGGCGTCGCGATCGAAGAAACGCCGGACGGCGCGATCGTCGACGGCGGCGCGCTCGGCGGCGGCACGGTCGAGAGCCACGGCGATCACCGCATCGCGATGAGCTTCGCGGTCGCGGCGCAGTTGGCCGCAGGTCCGGTGCGGATCGGCGATGTGGCGAATGTGGCGACGTCGTTTCCGGGGTTCGAGGACTTGGCGGCGAAGGCGGGCATGCGGGTCGGCGCGGCCTGA
- the hisC gene encoding histidinol-phosphate transaminase: MSQAAAQAPQQAFDEAWFAARAQPGVQRLKAYDPGHDLVALRRRYGEANLVELGSNENPYGPSPAARAAILDSLHALHRYPDPLGGDLKRALARKHGVDAGRIMLGNGSHELLMQLGQVFAGPGEEVVFSRYGFAVFALSTQAAGARMTIVDALPREAAMPCGHDLDAIAAAVGADTKLVFVANPNNPTGTWFGRDALVAFLDKIPPHVIVVMDEAYAEMADAPDYASALSVLDRYPNVAVTRTFSKAYGLAGLRVGYLIAQPGLIAVMERLRESFNVNGPALAACEAALGDEDHLRWACARNAEQRAALSEALNRRGLRAFPSQTNFVLAEFGARTPQVEAALVERGVILRPMAGYGLGDCIRISVGSADENRRLLAALDQVLA, encoded by the coding sequence ATGAGCCAGGCGGCCGCGCAAGCGCCGCAGCAGGCGTTCGACGAAGCCTGGTTCGCCGCGCGCGCCCAGCCGGGCGTGCAGCGGCTCAAGGCCTACGATCCGGGCCACGATCTGGTCGCGCTGCGGCGCCGCTACGGCGAGGCGAACCTGGTCGAGCTCGGGTCGAACGAGAATCCGTACGGCCCGTCGCCGGCCGCGCGCGCGGCGATCCTGGATTCGCTGCACGCGCTGCACCGCTATCCCGATCCGCTCGGCGGCGACCTCAAGCGCGCGCTGGCGCGCAAGCACGGCGTCGACGCCGGCCGGATCATGCTCGGCAACGGCTCGCACGAGCTGCTGATGCAGCTCGGGCAAGTGTTCGCCGGCCCCGGCGAGGAAGTGGTGTTCTCGCGCTACGGCTTCGCGGTGTTCGCGCTGTCGACCCAGGCGGCCGGCGCGCGCATGACCATCGTCGACGCGCTGCCGCGCGAGGCGGCGATGCCGTGCGGCCACGACCTCGACGCGATCGCCGCGGCGGTCGGCGCGGACACCAAGCTGGTGTTCGTCGCCAATCCGAACAATCCGACCGGCACCTGGTTCGGTCGCGACGCGCTGGTGGCGTTCCTCGACAAGATTCCGCCGCACGTCATCGTGGTGATGGACGAGGCGTACGCCGAGATGGCCGACGCGCCGGACTACGCCAGCGCGCTGAGCGTGCTGGATCGCTATCCCAACGTCGCGGTCACCCGCACCTTCAGCAAGGCCTACGGCCTGGCCGGCTTGCGCGTGGGCTATCTGATCGCGCAGCCGGGGCTGATCGCGGTGATGGAGCGCCTGCGCGAAAGCTTCAACGTCAACGGCCCGGCGCTGGCCGCGTGCGAGGCCGCGCTCGGCGACGAAGATCACCTGCGCTGGGCCTGCGCGCGCAACGCCGAGCAGCGCGCCGCCTTGAGCGAGGCGTTGAACCGCCGCGGCCTGCGCGCGTTCCCGTCGCAGACCAACTTCGTGCTCGCCGAATTCGGCGCGCGCACGCCGCAGGTCGAGGCCGCGCTGGTCGAACGCGGGGTGATCCTGCGGCCGATGGCCGGCTACGGCCTCGGCGACTGCATCCGCATCAGCGTCGGCTCGGCCGACGAAAACCGCCGCCTGCTGGCGGCATTGGACCAAGTGCTGGCATGA
- the pheA gene encoding prephenate dehydratase: protein MTTKSSKTAPAKNKPAAAKTQPAAKTAADKGASKKKAAGKTEAVAEAAAPAAAVPDLATLRTRIDGIDRHIQQLIAERAQFANQVGKAKGKLAAAVDYYRPEREAQVLRRVVDRNDGPLNDEVLVRLFREIMSACLAQQEPLKIGFLGPEGTHSQQAVYKHFGHSIHGLPLASIEEVFQEVEAGSADFGVVPVENSTQGTIQSTLDMFLTSGLKICGEVELRVHQHLLSRGGRIEDIERVYSHPQSFAQCKAWLREYLPKAEKIPVSSNAEAARRARNADDAAAIAGVAAANVYGLRSVAGPIEDRPDNTTRFLVIGRELFSPSGNDRTSLLIFIKDQPGALYNVLSPFAKRGLSMNRIESRPGHTGRWQYAFFVDIGGHVGEDAMREALEELEELAHEVKVLGSYPVAIA from the coding sequence ATGACCACCAAATCCAGCAAGACCGCGCCCGCCAAGAACAAGCCGGCCGCCGCGAAGACCCAGCCCGCCGCGAAGACCGCCGCGGATAAAGGCGCAAGCAAGAAAAAGGCCGCCGGCAAGACCGAAGCCGTCGCCGAAGCGGCCGCTCCCGCCGCCGCCGTCCCCGACCTCGCCACGCTGCGCACGCGCATCGACGGCATCGACCGCCACATCCAGCAGCTCATCGCCGAGCGCGCCCAGTTCGCCAACCAGGTCGGCAAGGCCAAGGGCAAGCTGGCCGCGGCGGTCGACTACTACCGCCCCGAACGCGAAGCGCAGGTGCTGCGCCGGGTGGTCGACCGCAACGACGGTCCGCTCAACGACGAAGTGCTGGTGCGGCTGTTCCGCGAAATCATGTCGGCCTGCCTGGCCCAGCAGGAGCCGCTGAAGATCGGCTTCCTCGGCCCGGAAGGCACCCACTCGCAGCAGGCGGTGTACAAGCACTTCGGCCATTCGATCCACGGCCTGCCGCTGGCCAGCATCGAGGAAGTGTTCCAGGAAGTGGAGGCCGGCAGCGCCGATTTCGGCGTGGTGCCGGTGGAGAACTCGACCCAGGGCACGATCCAGTCGACCTTGGACATGTTCCTGACCTCCGGGCTCAAAATCTGCGGCGAAGTCGAACTGCGCGTGCACCAGCACCTGCTCTCGCGCGGCGGCCGCATCGAAGACATCGAGCGCGTGTACTCGCATCCGCAATCCTTCGCCCAGTGCAAGGCGTGGCTGCGCGAGTACCTGCCGAAGGCCGAGAAGATCCCGGTGTCGAGCAACGCCGAAGCCGCGCGCCGCGCGCGCAACGCCGACGACGCGGCGGCCATCGCCGGCGTCGCCGCGGCCAACGTGTACGGGCTGCGCAGCGTGGCCGGGCCGATCGAGGACCGGCCGGACAATACGACCCGCTTCCTGGTGATCGGCCGCGAGCTGTTCTCGCCGTCGGGCAACGACCGCACCTCGCTGCTGATCTTCATCAAGGACCAGCCCGGCGCGCTCTACAACGTGTTGTCGCCGTTCGCCAAGCGCGGCCTGAGCATGAACCGGATCGAATCGCGCCCGGGCCATACCGGCCGCTGGCAGTACGCGTTCTTCGTCGACATCGGCGGCCACGTCGGCGAGGACGCGATGCGCGAGGCGCTGGAGGAACTCGAAGAACTGGCCCACGAGGTCAAGGTGCTCGGTTCCTACCCGGTGGCGATCGCATGA